From Apium graveolens cultivar Ventura chromosome 9, ASM990537v1, whole genome shotgun sequence, the proteins below share one genomic window:
- the LOC141685668 gene encoding uncharacterized protein LOC141685668, with protein sequence MNAISWNCRGLGNPRAIRALWNMVKSHKPNILFLMETLSYKERIKHLCDKMGFDNHWTVECVSRSGGIALFWKSNVKCTVCNQGINFIDVQITNVNEVKWRLTGFYGFPERARIRESWGLLKMLAGVSDLPWVVLGDFNDMVNISDKKGNCAHPQSLLDGFKRTIEECGLIELELTGGSYTWEKSRDHSKKNFRFRFENTWLREENFHAEVTAHWKNLETDCADEDRTKRYFEEKKNLEDLMLSEEIYWQQRAKSFWLQDGDSNSRYFHAYATSRRKQNQAGYLKDESGAVINKHEEMCELVKGYFSRIFGGTKRLEMNSLDEQEAVITEEQNRDLIAEFKIEEFSEAIKQMHPDKSAGPDGLNPAFYQHFWGLFGKDKDNADEMKDLRPITLCNILYKVISKVLANRLKKILPGIISDNQSAFVPGRNITDNVLVAFELLHYMKQKKKGLEGEVVLKLDVSKAYDRVDWSFLMQ encoded by the exons ATGAATGCTATAAGTTGGAACTGCAGAGGATTGGGGAATCCTCGTGCAATTCGTGCTTTGTGGAACATGGTGAAGTCTCATAAACCTAATATACTGTTTTTAATGGAAACGTTGTCTTATAAGGAGAGGATTAAACATCTTTGTGATAAGATGGGCTTTGACAATCACTGGACAGTAGAATGTGTTAGTAGGAGTGGAGGTATTGCTCTCTTTTGGAAAAGTAATGTCAAGTGTACTGTTTGTAACCAGGGTATTAATTTTATTGATGTTCAGATTACTAATGTAAATGAAGTCAAGTGGAGATTGACTGGCTTTTATGGATTTCCAGAGCGTGCTCGTATAAGGGAGTCGTGGGGTCTTTTGAAGATGTTAGCTGGTGTGTCTGACTTACCTTGGGTAGTATTAGGAGATTTTAATGATATGGTGAATATTTCTGATAAGAAAGGCAATTGTGCTCATCCTCAATCGCTCTTGGATGGTTTTAAGAGAACAATCGAGGAGTGTGGTCTAATTGAACTGGAGTTGACGGGAGGTAGTTACACTTGGGAGAAAAGTAGAG ACCACTCAAAGAAGAATTTTCGGTTTCGTTTTGAGAATACATGGCTCAGAGAAGAGAATTTTCATGCAGAGGTCACTGCTCACTGGAAAAATCTGGAAACAG ACTGTGCAGATGAGGACAGAACGAAAAGATATTTCGAGGAAAAGAAGAATCTTGAAGATCTTATGTTGAGTGAGGAGATATATTGGCAACAAAGAGCTAAGTCTTTTTGGTTGCAAGATGGTGACTCTAATTCAAGGTACTTTCATGCGTATGCAACTAGTAGGAGGAAGCAGAATCAGGCGGGATATCTTAAGGATGAGAGTGGAGCTGTGATTAATAAGCACGAAGAAATGTGTGAGTTAGTCAAAGGTTATTTTAGCAGAATTTTTGGTGGTACAAAGAGATTGGAGATGAACAGTTTGGACGAACAAGAAGCTGTTATAACAGAAGAACAGAATAGAGATCTTATAGCAGAGTTCAAGATAGAGGAATTTTCGGAGGCTATAAAGCAAATGCACCCTGACAAAAGTGCTGGTCCAGATGGTTTGAATCCAGCATTTTACCAACATTTCTGGGGTTTGTTTGGGAAAGAT AAAGATAATGCAGATGAGATGAAGGACTTGCGACCAATAACTTTATGCAACATTCTTTATAAAGTTATATCAAAGGTGCTAGCTAATCGTCTCAAAAAGATTTTGCCAGGTATCATTTCAGACAATCAATCGGCATTTGTTCCAGGAAGAAATATAACGGATAATGTTCTAGTGGCTTTCGAGTTATTACACTATATGAAGCAGAAGAAAAAGGGTTTAGAGGGAGAGGTTGTTTTAAAATTGGATGTTAGCAAGGCTTATGACAGGGTGGATTGGAGTTTTCTGATGCAGTAG
- the LOC141685667 gene encoding uncharacterized protein LOC141685667 has protein sequence MLRGKGVNTTILCPLCGIDVEHLRHICLECNYAKGCWNELGLGFDTSQILSCSEWLLQTLANESFNKLAQIATILWGIWSARNMRVWQGKTVATQMAMQSSVIQVKQWRDSQQSKILRNKVGVQVSENVMDKWHPPREGRVKINVDAHVIAGLSWFSCGLIIRDHEGRFIRARTRKDAGGVSAVEAEARGVLEAIRWAISLGLYGVDIESDSKNSVHAINKIVENYLEVRVVFQECRRLLEDRRDILISFVKKQANKVAHILARVPCEINCFSDFITPPQSVLEPLISESLMI, from the coding sequence ATGTTGAGAGGGAAAGGAGTGAATACTACTATTTTATGCCCGTTATGTGGGATTGATGTGGAACATTTGAGGCACATATGCCTTGAGTGTAATTATGCTAAGGGCTGTTGGAATGAACTGGGCTTGGGTTTTGACACATCTCAGATATTGTCGTGCTCAGAGTGGTTATTGCAGACGCTGGCAAATGAGTCGTTTAATAAGCTGGCTCAGATAGCAACGATCTTGTGGGGTATTTGGTCAGCTAGGAATATGAGGGTGTGGCAGGGTAAGACGGTAGCAACCCAGATGGCAATGCAGTCGAGTGTTATTCAGGTGAAGCAGTGGAGAGATAGTCAACAGAGTAAGATTCTTAGGAACAAAGTAGGGGTGCAGGTTTCTGAAAATGTAATGGATAAATGGCACCCTCCAAGGGAAGGTAGAGTGAAAATTAATGTTGATGCTCACGTGATTGCAGGGCTCTCATGGTTCTCATGTGGTCTAATCATTCGAGATCATGAAGGCAGATTTATCAGAGCTAGAACTCGGAAAGATGCAGGTGGAGTCTCAGCAGTCGAAGCAGAAGCAAGGGGAGTGTTGGAAGCAATCAGATGGGCTATCTCACTGGGTTTGTATGGGGTGGACATTGAGAGTGATTCCAAAAACTCAGTCCATGCTATTAACAAAATAGTAGAGAATTATTTGGAAGTTAGGGTGGTATTTCAGGAATGTCGTAGGTTATTGGAGGATCGTAGAGATATATTGATTTCTTTTGTTAAAAAGCAAGCGAATAAGGTAGCTCACATTCTTGCTAGAGTACCTTGTGAAATCAATTGCTTTAGTGATTTTATAACTCCTCCACAGTCTGTGTTGGAGCCTCTTATAAGCGAAAGTTTGATGATTTAA